From the Pseudomonadota bacterium genome, the window GAATTCGATCGCCTCGAGAGCTCCCTCTCGGCACTGAGCAGCTCGCTGGAAGGCTCGTGGCTCGAGCGGCTGGACGACCTCCGCCGCATGGAGCTCGGGTCGCAGCGCGTCGCGGCGGTCCGGACCACCTGCGTCGCGGCCTACGAGAAGTTCGGCGAGGCGACCGCGCGCCTCCGCGCCGCCCGGGACGACGTCGACCGCCTGGAGAGGAGCCTGCGCGGGAAGGCCGACGCCGGGCTCGACGAGATCGCGCGCCTGCACGCCCGCGCGGGGCAGTCCACCGCGGACGTCTCGAGCTCGCTGGACGACGCCGAGGCGCTCGTCGCGCGCTGCGAGAAGGACAGGCGGGCGCTCCGGGAGGCGCTCGCGGCGTCCCGCTGACGGGATCGCGGGGAACAAACCCCGTCGGTCGCGTGTTCCGAAATCGCCATGACGAAGCCGTTCGCACGCCTCCTCACCCTCGCTGTCCTCGCCGCCGCAGCGTGCGGCGAAGCGGCCTCCGGCGCAGGCGCTCCGGCCGCTCCCGCGCAGACCCTGCCCTCCGTGAACGACGCGCGGAACGACCTCGTGCTGAGCTGGTACGGGGACGGGGGGCCCGAGGTGGCGTCCAAGGTCGCCGAGGTGCCGGTGGAGGCGCGCCGCGAGGTCCGCGTGCAGGACCCGTCGATCCCGCCCGAGGAGCGCGATGCGTCCCTCGTCTTCGTGGCGGATCTGACGCGGGCGAACCCCGACGGCTCGTACCCGGTCCGCGCCGTGCCGCGGGCGGACTACGAGAAGCGACGGTCGAAGCTGAAGCCGCAAGATCCGCCGAAGCCGACCGTCGGCCCGACGGAGACGGGCGGTGCGAAGGTCGTCATGTACGCGACCAAGACCTGCCCGGTTTGCAAGAACGCGCGGCGCTGGCTCCTCGACCAGGGGATCCCGTACGTCGAGAAGGACCTCGAGGTGGACGAGGCGGCTGCGGCCGAGCTCGCCGCGAAGGGGAAGGCGCAGGGCGTGCCGACCTCGGGCGTGCCGATCTTCGAGATCCGCGGCCGGCTCCTCCCGGGGTTCGACCCGGGCGCGATCAAGTCGGCGCTCTCGGGCGCGGTCCCGACGCCGCCCGCCGCCCCCGCCCCGGCTCCGGCCCCGCAGAGGATCCCGCTGCAACCGGTCCCGCAAGCGACGATCTGACATGCCCCTTCCCAAACCATCGGCGCCTCTGGTAGCTTTGTACGTTTTTTGAAATAGACCGTTCTCCTCGGAGGGAGCTCATGGAAGACACACGCGCCACGGACAACGTCCACTTCTGGGCCGCGACCGACGTCGGCAGGGTCCGGGACCACAACGAGGACAACTTCCTCGTCGACAAGAACGTCAACCTGTTCGTCGTCGCGGACGGCATGGGCGGCCACGCCGCCGGCGAGGTGGCCTCCGGCATCGCCGTCACGCAGATGCGCGACGTGGTGCGGCAGAACAAGGACCTCATCGAGGCGTACCGCGAGGGCTCGCAGATCGCCTCGGCCCGCGACGTCCTGAGCCTCCTCGAGCACGCGGTGCAGAAGGCGTGCGCGGAGATCCACGAGCTCGCGGAGCGGGAGCCCGAGAAGCGCGGCATGGGCACCACGCTCTCGTCGCTGATGATCATCAAGAACCGCGGCTTCATCGCCCACGTCGGCGACAGCCGCATCTACCTGCTCCGCGGCGGCCGCGTCGTGCAGCTCACCGAGGATCACTCCCTCATCAACGAGCTCATCAAGCGCGGCAAGCTCGCCGCCGCCGACGCCGAGAACTCGCCGTACAAGAACGCCGTCACCCGCGCGGTCGGCGTGTACGAGAGCGTCGAGGCCGACACGATCGACTTCGAGGTGCTCCCCGGCGACCAGTTCCTGCTCGCGTCGGACGGCCTCACCGGCTACCTGAAGGACGAGGAGATCCCGCCGATCCTGGGCGACAAGGAGGACATCAAGGAGATCCCGGCCGCCTTCATCGAGCTCGCGAACGGGCGCGGCGGCAAGGACAACATCACCACGATCGTCATCCGCCTCATCGACTCCGAGGGCAAGGCGATCGAGCTGAACCGCGAGATCAACCTGAAGATCGACACCATCCGCAAGATGCCGATCTTCAAGTTCCTCACGTACAAGGAGCTCGTCCGCATCCTGAACATCACGATCGTCCGCGAGGCCGCCCCGGGCGAGCGGATCATCACCGAGGGCGAGGACGGCGACGAGCTGTTCATCGTGCTGAGCGGCAAGGTGAAGGTCCACAAGGGCGACACCGCGATCGTCTCGCTCGGCGCGGGCGATCACTTCGGCGAGATGGCGCTCATCGACAAGGCGCCGCGCTCGGCGAGCGTCAGCGCCGAGATCAAGACCAGCCTCTTGCAGATCTCCCGCGCGGAGTTCTTCAACATCATCCGCAAGGAGCCGCGCATGGCGACCAAGCTCCTGTGGAGCTTCCTGCAGGTGATCTCCGACCGGCTGCGCACCACGAGCACCCAGCTGTCCGGCGCCAAGGACGAGTCGATCGAGGACCTCACCGAGGAGCTGTTCGACATCGAGCCGATGGACGAGGAGTAGCCCGGCCGGATCCCGCGCGGGTGAGAGTCACCGTAGTCGATTTCCGTCAACCTTTTCAGAGAACGGCCGATACAGGTGCGTGCCCGGCGCGGCGTCGCGGTATACTGACCAGGAGAGGACGAAGGATGGAACCCGAAACCACCATGGAAGACCTGCGGACGGTCATGCGCGAGCTGGCGGAGCAGTCGAAAGACACCGATCGCAGGCTCAACGAGCTCGGCAAGCAGATCGGCGGCCTCGGCAACCGCCTCGGCGAGTTCGTCGAGGGTGTCGTGCGGCCCGGTCTCGTGCGCCTGTTCCGGGAGAGCGGAATCGACGTCCGCGAGACGCACCGGGATCTCGAGTCCGAGCGCAACGGGAAGAAGGCGCAGATCGACCTGCTCGTCGTCAACAACACCGATGTCGTGGTGGTCGAGGTCAAGTCGAAGCTGTCCCAGCGCGACGTCGAGGAACACCTCGAGCGGATCGCCCTCTTCAAGGAGCTGTTCCCTCGCTACGCGGACGCGCGGGTCTACGGCGCCATGGCCGCGATGGTCGTGCCCGAGAAGCAGGCCGCCTTCGCCGAGGGTGCCGGTCTCTTCGTCATCGGCCAGGCGGGCGACGACGCGGTGCTGCTCAACTCTCCCGGGTTCAATCCGAAGGCTTGGTAGGGTCGTGCGAACCGCGAGAAACAGCGGGCGCCTTGACCGTCCAACGCTCGCCTTCGCCTCGATCGCACTCGCAATTCTGGCCTCCGGTACGGATGCCTCGTGCCAGGAAGGATCCGAACGAGCTGCCGGAGCGCAACCGCCATCATCCGCCGAGGCGAGGCGGCTGGAAAGGCGGGCCGAGCGGCTGCGCGAGATCAGGGAGTTGGAAGGTGGAGGTTTTTCCCAGGAGAAGCTCGACCGGTACCGCGATCGGAAGGTCGCCGGGATCGTGCTGGTCGTGACCGCTCCCGCCCTGCTCGTGACCTCGTTCGTCTTCAGCCTGCGTGCGATGCCCGGGAGCTTCTACGACGAGTTCCCGAGGACGGAGCGAACCGACGAGGAACGTCGCTACCTGGTCGCAGGCTGGGTCACCTTCTCCTCCTCAGTCTCCTGCTTTGTCGTGGGGCTCCCGCTCCTGATCAATGGCGCAAGGGGGATGAAGCGCCAGCGCCTGTTGCAGGCCGAGGAGGAAACCACCCGAATCGTCGAGCTCATCGGCGTCAGCTTCGCCCTCGGCGCGGCTTCAGGGGACGCCGTAGCGGACATGAGCGCCCGCTTCACTTTTTGAGGAGCCCACCCCTACGCTCCGGTGCCCTCCACCCACGGCCAGACCGGTCCGATGTCGACGCACGCCCGGCCCGCCGAGCGCGGGCAGTAGATCCGCACGTGGAAGTGGTCGTCGTGCGGCGCGCTGTCGCCGGGGCGCCGGATCACGCTCGCCGCGCGCTCCAAAGCCTCGGCGTCGCGATCGTGGTCGAGCGCCCAGCGCAGGAGGAGCGCCTTGACGCCGTCGCTCGCGAAGATCCACTGGACCCGCGCCTCCTCGTCGCCGAGCAGCGCCTCGACGAGCGACCAGTTGCGCGCCGCGTCGAGCCGGAGGACGCCGCCCGGATCCTTCGCGAACCCGACGCCGAACCTGTCGAACCGCGTGACCGGGCGCCCGCGGAGCGCCCGCCCGGACGGCTCGGCGACGAAGTACGCGAGATCGACGTCGCGGCCGGCCTGGTGCGAGCTGTGGCCCCGCGCCGGCCCGCCCCGCTCCGCGCTGAGATCGCCGACGTACAGCACCGCGCCCGGCGCCTCGGCGGCCACGCGCGCGGCCGAGCGCTCGACGAGCCCGACGAGCTCCCTCGTGCCGAAGCGCATCTCGGCCCGGTGGTAGCAGCGGTGGTGCGGGCCTTCCCCCGGGAGCTGCACCGCGCGCCTGAGCATCCCGTCCGCGACCGTGCCGACGGACGAGCCCCAGGGCACGCACCCCGCGAGGAGCGACGCGGCGAGGAGCGGCGCCGCCAGCCTGCCGCAGCGCGAGATCACGGCCGCAACGCCCCCGCGAGCCCGGTCACCGCGCGGTGCACCGCGTCCATGTCCGGGAAGCGCTCCTGCGGCCGCTTCGCGAGCATCCGGAGCACGACAGGATCCGCGTCGCGCGGCACGGCCCCGGTCGCGCACGCGGCCGAGGGCGGCTTCGGCTTTTCCTTGAACTGCGCCATGAGCACCTGCGCCGGCGCCCCGGTGAACGGCGGCCGCCCGGTGAGCATCTCGTAGAAGACGACCCCGAGCGCGTACTGATCGGAGGCGGGCGACGCGTCCTCCCCGGTCGCCTGCTCGGGCGAGATGTACTCCGGCGTGCCGAAGACCTGCCCCGTCGCGGTCAGCCGCCCCTCCCCGGCGATCTGCACGAGCCCGAAATCGAAGATCTTCACGCGCTCCGCCTCGTCAAGCGCAGGGCCGCCGAGGACCATGATGTTCTCCGGCTTGATGTCCCTGTGGACA encodes:
- a CDS encoding DUF3782 domain-containing protein, whose amino-acid sequence is MEPETTMEDLRTVMRELAEQSKDTDRRLNELGKQIGGLGNRLGEFVEGVVRPGLVRLFRESGIDVRETHRDLESERNGKKAQIDLLVVNNTDVVVVEVKSKLSQRDVEEHLERIALFKELFPRYADARVYGAMAAMVVPEKQAAFAEGAGLFVIGQAGDDAVLLNSPGFNPKAW
- a CDS encoding glutaredoxin family protein, with amino-acid sequence MTKPFARLLTLAVLAAAACGEAASGAGAPAAPAQTLPSVNDARNDLVLSWYGDGGPEVASKVAEVPVEARREVRVQDPSIPPEERDASLVFVADLTRANPDGSYPVRAVPRADYEKRRSKLKPQDPPKPTVGPTETGGAKVVMYATKTCPVCKNARRWLLDQGIPYVEKDLEVDEAAAAELAAKGKAQGVPTSGVPIFEIRGRLLPGFDPGAIKSALSGAVPTPPAAPAPAPAPQRIPLQPVPQATI
- a CDS encoding penicillin-insensitive murein endopeptidase gives rise to the protein MISRCGRLAAPLLAASLLAGCVPWGSSVGTVADGMLRRAVQLPGEGPHHRCYHRAEMRFGTRELVGLVERSAARVAAEAPGAVLYVGDLSAERGGPARGHSSHQAGRDVDLAYFVAEPSGRALRGRPVTRFDRFGVGFAKDPGGVLRLDAARNWSLVEALLGDEEARVQWIFASDGVKALLLRWALDHDRDAEALERAASVIRRPGDSAPHDDHFHVRIYCPRSAGRACVDIGPVWPWVEGTGA
- a CDS encoding Stp1/IreP family PP2C-type Ser/Thr phosphatase, which gives rise to MEDTRATDNVHFWAATDVGRVRDHNEDNFLVDKNVNLFVVADGMGGHAAGEVASGIAVTQMRDVVRQNKDLIEAYREGSQIASARDVLSLLEHAVQKACAEIHELAEREPEKRGMGTTLSSLMIIKNRGFIAHVGDSRIYLLRGGRVVQLTEDHSLINELIKRGKLAAADAENSPYKNAVTRAVGVYESVEADTIDFEVLPGDQFLLASDGLTGYLKDEEIPPILGDKEDIKEIPAAFIELANGRGGKDNITTIVIRLIDSEGKAIELNREINLKIDTIRKMPIFKFLTYKELVRILNITIVREAAPGERIITEGEDGDELFIVLSGKVKVHKGDTAIVSLGAGDHFGEMALIDKAPRSASVSAEIKTSLLQISRAEFFNIIRKEPRMATKLLWSFLQVISDRLRTTSTQLSGAKDESIEDLTEELFDIEPMDEE